In Lolium perenne isolate Kyuss_39 chromosome 5, Kyuss_2.0, whole genome shotgun sequence, the sequence agatagatgatcttgatcatgttaggcagctcacaagatccaacaatgaagcacataaggagaagacgaccatctagctactgctatggacccatagtccaggggtgaactactcactcatcactccggaggcgatcatggcgatgaagagtcctccgggagatgattcccctctccggcagggtgccggaggcgatctcctgaatccgccgagatgggattcgcggcggcagcgtctctggaaggttttccgtatcgtggctctcggtactggggttttcgcgacggaggctttaagtaggcggaagggcaacgcggggggccacacgagggccccacacgctagggccgcgcggccaagggctgggccgcgccgccctagtgtggcggcgcctcgtggccccacttccttccctcttcggtcttctagaagcttcgtgcaaaaataggaccctgggcgttgatttcgtccaattccgagaatatttccttactaggatttctgaaaccaaaaacagcagaaaaacaaagaatcggctcttcggcatcttgttaataggttagttccagaaaatgcgtaaatacgacatataatgtgtataaaacatgtagatatcatcaataatgtagcatggaacataagaaattatcgatacgttggagacgtatcagcatccccaagcttagttctgctcgtcccgagcaggcaaacgataacaaggataatttctggagtgacatgccatcataatcttgatcatactattgtaaacatatgtaatgaatgcagcgatcaaaacaatggtaatgacatgagtaaacaaatgaatcataaagcaaagacttttcatgaatagtacttcaagacaagcatcaataagtcttgcataagagttaactcataaagcaataaatcaaagtaaaggtattgaagcaacacaaaggaagattaagtttcagcggttgcttccaacttataacatgtatatctcatggatagtgtcaatgtaaagtaatataacaagtgcaatatgcaagtatgtaggaatcaatgcacagttcacacaagtgtttgcttcttaaggtggagagagataggtgaactgactcaacaataaaaagtaaaagaaaggtccttcaaagaggaaagcatcgattgctatatttgtgctagagcttttattttgaaaacatgaaacaattttgtcaacggtagtaataaagcatatgagttatgtaaattatatcttacaagttgcaagcctcatgcatagtatactaatagtgcccgcaccttgtcctacttagcttggactaccggatcatcgcaatacacatgtttcaaccaagtgtcacaaaggggtacctccatgccgcctgtacaaaggtctaaggagaaagctcgcattttggatttctcgcttttgattattctcaacttagacatccataccgggacaacatggacaacagataatggactcctctttaatgcataagcatgtagcaacaattattattatcatatgagattgaggatatatgtccaaactgaaacttccaccatgattcatggctttagttagcggcccaatgttcttctctaacaatatgcatgctccaaccattaaggtggtagatctcccttacttcagacaagacggacatgcatagaaactcacatgatattcaacaaagagtagttgatggcgtccccagaagcatggttatcgcacaacaagcaacttaataagagataaagtgcataagtacatattcaataccacaatagtttttaaagctattttgtcccatgagctatatattgcaaaggcgaatgatggaattttaaaggtagcactcaagcaatttactttggaatggcggagaaataccatgtagtaggtaggtatggtggacacaaatggcatagtggttggctcaaggattttggatgcatgagaagtatttcctctcgatacaaggtttaggctagcaaggttatttgaagcaaactcaaggatgaaccggtgcagcaaaactcacataaaagacatattgtaaacattataagactctacagcgtcttccttgttgttcaaaactcaatactagaaattatctagaccttagagagaccaaatatgcaaatcaaattttagcaagctctatgtatttcttcattaatgggtgcaaagtatatgatgcaagagcttaaacatgagcacaacaattgcaaagtatcacattatccaaaacattttagaattactacatgtagcatttcccaattccaaccatataacaatttaacgaagaagtttcaaccttcgccttgaatattatgagtaaagcctaaggacatatttgtccatatgcaacagcggagcgtgtctctctcccacacagtgaatgctaggatccattttattcaaacaaaaacaaaaacaaaacaaatcgacgctccaagtaaagaacacaagatgtgactgaataaaaatatagtttcaggggaggaacctgatgatgttgtcgatgaagaaggggatgccttgggcatccccaagcttagacgcttgagtcttcttaaaatatgcagggatgaaccacgggggcatccccaagcttagagctttcactcctcttgatcatagtatatcatactcctctcttgacccttgaaaacttccttcacaccaaacttcaagcaaactcattagagggttagtgcacaattaaaaattcacatattcagaggtgacacaatcattcttaacacttctggacattgcacaaagctactggacattagtggatcaaagaaattcatccaacatagcaaatacggcaatgcgaaataaaaggcagaatctgtcaaaaacagaacagtccgtaaagacgaacctgaaaggtgcactagacttgctcaaatggaaaaactcaaaactaatgaaagttgcgtacatatctgaggatcacgctcgtaattttgcagattttttcgaattttctacagatacTTGTgtcagaattcgtgacagacagcaatgctgtttctgcgcagcgatcccaaatataacatcaactttaacatagaaactttacttggcacaaaaacacgataaggagaggttgctacagtagtaaacaacttccaagactcaaatataaaacaaagtactgtagtaaaaatatgggttgtctcccataagcgcttttctttaacgcctttcagctaggcgcagaaagtgcaaatcaagtaacatcaagagtagaagcatcaacattattatttttcatgcaaacacaacttgttgcagagggtactttaggtgctccattatctaaattttctatggtggtgctaggggttttagcaattttaggcctataataattcttttgtttaggcactttagaggcatacatgaatttttgctctttacccacataagctctctcattatacttgagagaagaaaaggttgaacctaaggttcccatagctttttcaagttcatcaatcctactggtttgattatcatggacaacacaagttcctaggacactaattctttcatcaattcctcctagggatttatcaagttcatcagttttatccaataccatttccaatttagtttcaatacttggaaaaattttctctatggtttccaattttttcataacatcctcaagagagatttcaattttaacttcattaacaggtggtattccaactagactctcaatgatgcaactagcttctaaagcgggagtacctaggaaattacctcccgaaagagtatcaagaacatacctattccaactagataaaccaacataaaaattcctaagaaggatagtggtggagtgtttcttaatgcacctatgatgagcattactaattctgtaccaagcatctttaaaactttctccaccttgttgcttaaaagaacgaacttcaacttcaggattactcattttaatagtaataaagtaaactaagcaaaaacaagtgactaattttttgtgtgtttttgatatagagagcaagacagtaagtaaagtaaaactagcaactaatttttttgtgttttgtttaggtgcagcaagcaaagtagtaaataaaataaagcaagacaaaaacaaagtaaagagattgggaagtggagactccccttgtagcgtgtcttgatctccccggcaacggcgccagaaatttgcttgatgcgcgtagatgtacacgtccgttgggaaccccaagaggaaggtatgatgcgcacagtggcaagtttccctcagtaagaaaccaaggtttaatcggaccagtaggagtcaagaagcacgttgaaggttgatggtggcgaaatatgatgcggcgcaacaccagggattccggcgccaacgtggaacctgcacaacacaaccaaagtactttgccccaacgaaacagtgaggttgtcaatctcaccgacttgctgtaacaaaggattaaccgtattgtgtggaagatgattgtttgcgaagaaaacagtaaaacaagtattgcagtagattgtatgtgatgtaaagaataggaccggggtccacagttcactagaggtgtctctcccataagattaaagcatgttgggtgaacaaattacagtcgggcaattgacaaatagaaaagggcatagcaatgcatatacatgatatgataaatatagtgagatttaatcagggcattacgacaaagtacatagaccgccatccagcatgcatctatgcctaaaaagtccaccttcaggttatcatccgaacccctttcagtattaagttgcaagcaacagacaattgcattaagtatggtgcgtaatgtaatcaacaactacatccttagacatagcatcaatgttttatccctagtggcaacagcacatccacaaccttagaactttctgtcactgtcccaatggaggcatgaacccactatcgagcataaatactccctcttggagttaagagcaaaaacttggccagagcctctactaataacggagagcatgcaagatcataaacaacacataaataatagattgataatcaccataacatagtattctctatccatcggatcccgacaaacacaacatatagtattacagatagatgatcttgatcatgttaggcagctcacaagatccaacaatgaagcacataaggagaagacgaccatctagctactgctatggacccatagtccaggggtgaactactcactcatcactccggaggcgatcatggcgatgaagagtcctccgggagatgattcccctctccggcagggtgccggaggcgatctcctgaatcccccgagatgggattcgcggcggcggcgtctctggaaggttttccgtatcgtggctctcggtactggggttttcgcgacggaggctttaagtaggcggaagggcaacgcggggggccacacgagggccccacacgctagggccgcgcggccaagggctgggccgcgccgccctagtgtggcggcgcctcgtggccccacttccttccctcttcggtcttctggaagcttcgtgcaaaaataggaccctgggcgttgatttcgtccaattccgagaatatttccttactaggatttctgaaaccaaaaacagcagaaaacatcaactggctcttcggcatcttgttaataggttagttccaaaaaatgcgtaaatacgacatataatgtgtataaaacatgtagatatcatcaataatgtagcatggaacataagaaattatcgatacgttggagacgtatcaagagccCATCACCATGGTGATCAATCAACTGGAGGCATCACAAAGTGGGCGCCACGCCAGAGCATATGATGAAGATCTAATGCGTAGATGATTCACCCATGACATGTCAAGTAATACATTTGATGTAGATACCGACATAGAATCTTGTTTAGTTGCTAATGCCTATTATTCACATTAACAAAGCTCTAAATAAGATGATCCCCGGTTAAAACATCAAATtaatgttcatccttagtagtgaACCACAATAGATTGGTACCCTAATGAAGCGGACTGTGACGATCGGGCGTTGTACATTAACGGCATTCGTGTACCGAGGGTGTTAGAGATGCTGCACACGCACAAAACTAAAGAGTAatttggcgagcctagcatgtgcaGACACAGCCTCGAGAACACAATATGATGGAAAGATCAAATGATGTGATCAGGCCCATATCTTGGCATGGGCAATGTGGGAGATTTCACATGGCCAAACAAAGTTAGGGACCCCCGAATTCTACATACTACCAGCAGGTAATAGCGATTGGATAAAGAAAATATTGAAAGGAAACATGGACTAGTGATGAGTCAAACTTCATAGATTGGTACTTCCACCCATGCGAAAGCCTTAAGAGTGATGGGTCAAACTTCATAGATTGGTACTTCTGCCTCAGAAATATGTTGTGGCAGAATAATGTGCTCTATGTTCTAAACGAATTGCTGGGAGATACACTTAATAATATCACATGCGTGGAGGATAAGAATTTCTACCTGCAATGTCGTGATTTGTTCAACTATGTCGAGCGTTTTATGCGGAGTACCATGGATCCTGAGCTGATAGTGCGCTTCAGGCACTCTAGTCCAATAAATATGATCATTAGACTCAAGTTGATGTTCTTTGGGAAAGTCAGGCTCATGAGGTACAAGTATTTGGAAGAGTACTTGTCTATTAAGATGGAGGAGACCACATGTCTAGAGGATCACATACAGAGGATGCGTAAGCATACTCAAATCTTGTGAATCTATGGGACTACTTCATGCCCGATGATATCGCGGTGGCTGGGGTGTTGTGTTCGCTTCCACCCAGCTACAAGGATAATGTCAGGAAGACTGTCATGAAAGGAGAACTATTCACCTTCTATGAGATCATAGGAAGTTAAGGACGTTCGACGAAGCACCAAATCCAGCATACGTCATAGATGATGATGGTAAATATATTTATTATATATGCATCATAAATGTTATCCTTACCAACGCTTATTGCAAATTACAAAGTATTTGATACTTGTAATGTTTTGTTTGAAAATAGGACCGGTCACTTGAGGAGCCGCCGTGGAGAGAGAAGGTGACGCACGTGTTTGAAGGCATACTGGtgagggctaagcccagggatgtgcccgatcttcacggatttgaagggattcgtgggggtaggtggatgaacgcgatgaacacgtgggggaaacgcggggatacaacacacacacgcacacaattcgagttttccctcgttggctcgaaacaccaactcgatagaggttgcaggaaaagaccttccggtagaagtccagcaaagagatcgacaaatcgaagctcgggagatctagaagggcgaaaagaccggaaggtttgatagaagtgcaagcaaaagaccaaataggtagaagtgcaagcaaaagatcaaacaaacggtagaagtcgccaaagagatcttcacgagtcgataaggagtccgggtggggatacaagatcatagatctaggtagggttcccacaagggtgagctaagctcaggttttctttcaaatcaagtctaatctcagatctgagccaacacgactatttataggtgggggcgaagggataagttacacgctgaaaagtgttgttgtgctgaatttcgatagggcggaagttccggccatcttgggcggaagttccggtcatgggcggaagttccggtcttcggggccggaagttccggtcaagtttcggccaagttccgaatatggccaatttccttgcagtaacatccagtgttgttttggcgtaatttcggaacttgggcggaacttgggcggaagttccgagtggtcggaagttccggcccctcggggcggaagttccggcctgatccatttctctgggcgctggaaggcatcttggcggcatctgggcggaagttccggtccttgggggtggaagttccggtgggacggaagttccggccaccaggggcggaagttccggcctggagcgtccagctcctctttctccttctcttccatgcttccgtgacatcggccttgcgtcctcgggtttccatggcatcctctcttccctccgtacttgtcgtcgagttcctatcatcaagacatgacggagtatgaagtagtatatcgtcccaaatgggcgattcgaggcacgcgtaaaggagaagattcaccttggtgtgccgtcttggcgatgaagcacatgatgcggtgaagaccgaaggtcgccccgtatcacatACAAGATGTTGATGGGCGACGACACTCTCACACTACATTTATCATCGACACCCTTAGTTATTTCAATTTGAATAAAAGCTGTAATCCTTATTAGTGAACTTTTCTTAGAGTGTCTTGCATTTCGCGAGACAAGTTATTCATTTGTGGTAAAGACAAGCTCATTGTCTGCTTTTATGAATAAAATCTTTAGGTTCACATATTTCGATTAATTAGTATTATTTTGATCGTGTCTATATAAATTAACATTTATGAGTCATATTATAATGCCGAAAATATCCTACATAATAATTACATCATTGCAGAATGACACTATAGTTTAGTTCATATTGGCATCCCATTTGTTCATATTCGATGAAATGCCGAAGTCACTAGATGAATAATCTTATGACAATTATTTGCATATGCCGCATGAATAAAACACCAAGTTCATTAATTTGAATGAACAAAAGATTGTTGAATAAAATGCATAAGGATGTATTATTTGACAAACAATAGTGGATATCATTGTTTTGTAAGATTGATGTCCATTTGGTAAATATATGTATTCACTAAACAAAACAAAAGATCTGAAATAACTTGACAGGATCAAGGGTTATTCAGAAATAAAATAAGGATATAAAGTTAACAAGGAAAACCAAGTCTATGCGATTGGATCAAAGTGATAAAAGTTTTGAGTTACATTTCTGCGTTAGAAAATTTGCGAAAGGTCCGTTTTGCAAAAGTGTGATACACAACATGACAATATGTTGTTGTTTAAAAAGTATTGCATAACATCTCCTAGTAAGATATATCACTACATAGCACACACATTCAAAATGAATATAGCAAACACTCACTGATAAAAGAAGTTGTCAAAATGATTTATTAAGTTTTGAATTACGAGATAATTCCTAGACTGAAATGAATAAAGCTCTTTGTAATGTGTTCTCTGAATTGTGAATTGCGAATAAAACTAGTCTTGCTAAGAATTTGGTGCGTGTTTTATGGAGAAATCATGTTCTCATTAAAATACAAAGTGGAATTAAGTAAAACTAAACAAAGGTAATTGTACCTGACCTCAATATATCAGAGTTGCGCAGTGGATTTGTCCGTATCAAAGCTCGGAATGAAGAGCTGGAAAAATTATAAAGATCATGAAATCCTATAGTCAAAGTTTTACTAAAACTTAAGTGGGATTCAAGGAATTTTTTTACCTCACGGAGCGGAATAATATTTCTGATTCAATTGTCTTAAGGAAAAGACATGCCTACAAATTACGAAAGAAGCATTGATAGACTATAATAAAAGAAATGCCTAAACAGTCATGAAATCCTAAATTGAATATCATTTAAGATTATGAAGTATTGAGAAATTTGATCTTATCAAGTATGGCAAAATACTTGAGTCTTCATCCGAAGAAAAAATTAAATTCAATAAAGACAAAGCAATTCTTTGATCTGTCACAAAACATGTTTTGGCAAAGATCATAGAACCAACTAAAAATATGTGGTATTGCTTGTGTCCTTAGGCGTTGTACTGGCAATCATAACAAGTATAAGAATTGATGTGAGGATTAACAAAAGTGGACCATTTTGGAAAGTGGAACAAGGTTGCAGTAAGACAACCGGCCGATTCTGTAAATCAGATCAATGCTAGAACATTGTGAGTGGAATTCTCAATTTTGATACTATGATAAAAAGGATTTTGGAATTATCCAAAATAAAGAAAAGGCCTACAATTGCATTAAACTGAGCGGGAGCTTATAATAGCTATCCTAATATGTGATGACAGATTTTGAGTGGGAGCTATATATGAAATTCCACATTAATATGTGATGACATATTTTGAGTGGTAGCCTCATGAGAAATTCCATCACGCGTGTTGACACATGTGAGTGGATATTTTGAATGAAATGGATTGATATATAAGAGACATATAGAAAGCATAAACTACGTAAAATAATAACTGAAGTTGAAATTGTTAAAACACTACACGATTATTGAGATAGATGAAGAAAATGTTTTAATTATAAATGTCAAAGTTACCGTCCTAAGAACATGATTCTGAAGGAGTTCAAGATAAGACGAACAAAGAAAATAGTATTCTGGCTTGTAAAATATAATAAAGTACAAAATTCGAGATTTTTATATTATATGAGTTATGGGAAAACATGTCGATGTTTGCGGTATTACAAAACATAACTAATTGATAGAAGAGAGATGTGCTACATCACCTATGTTTAGACATGGGGTTCTATCATTGAGCCATGATTTATAAAATGACAAAAGATGATCCTAGTTCTTATTAGAAGAATATGTTCCGAAGTAATTTCTGAGAAAAATGTTGAACAAGGTAATCCTCAAATTTCTAGGAGATTGAGGATACCACATCTAAAGGAGGAATGGAAGATGGATGAGCATCTAAAGCATCATCATCAAGATCTACATTGATAAGAAGGCTAAGAAAATTGGATTTTTGCTAAAGTGTGTTTCCTTGTATTCATGACAAATAAAGTAAACGTCACTTTGACTAAACCAAACTTCATGTGATAAAAGAAAGGAAAGTCTCACTTAAGGATCCACAAGTTTATAATAGATTTATCATTTTGATAAAATAATGTCAAACAAGGTGACATTATGAATTTGCAAAGAACATATGAATCTGAGGATTATGAATTATCTactatatcattcatccaataaCATGACGACCTCAATGTCAGTGACGTGTGTGTCCATGATCGGGAAAACCTCAACCAACTATTGACCTCAATGAAACACTCATGCACTTGTGTGCTTAATAGGGACTTTTGGTTATTTACAAtaccacacatgtattaatgttttcctcataatatatacagTTAGAGCATGGCATGAAACTAATTATGAATAATTGACATATAATGAATAACTATTATTATTTGTCGCTAGAGaactatctccaacagtctcccacttgcactagagcaaAAATAATCGAGTCATATTTGTCACTCATCATAACACCATACTCTTATGAGCTTATGATCATGCTAATTTGTGGAGCAGGTTGTTTTAGTGTCATGAATTCTCAGATTCATATGTTCTTTAGGCATTTCATAATCCTCACTTTGATAAAATAATGTCAAACAAGGTGACAATATGAATTTGCAAAGAACATATGAATATGAGGATTATAAGTGGGCAATATAAGTATTGTAACACGATCATGCTATATTGAGCTCAATGTTACAATGTTTATAACaagtgcatagtaacttaatccttagaccatgagatcGTATTAATCACCATCTCCTGAGGTTTCCTTAGCTCATCAACCGTCACAACGTAGTAGGGGGATCATAAAAGTGTAGTTAGGTATACCGATGGAATGGTTGAGGCCTACGTTATCAAGAGCGGGGATACTTTGTAAGGGTCCACTCGGTGAGATTATATCCATGAAAGCTGCAGAGCATATGACTAGGTCATGGGGATATAATCGCATCTGAACGAGCTAAATAGCCTTGTCGGTAACAAGATCGAACTAGGTATCAAGATACTGATGATCATGTCTTAGACAAGTGCCGATGTCGAATAAACAAAAGGATTACGACTATTTGCATAGGTTCAAACGATGATCATATCTTCGTGAAATTTATAGTGATCGCAATGGTTCCCTAGACCCCCCTAGTGATCATATGGTTTGTGACCTAGTCCTGTTTCATAGCTATGTTATTCCCGAACCGTAGAGTAACAAACTTAAGGGTTCAACGAAACTACAGATGGTTTTGGATTCATTGAAGTTGAGAGATATATCTGGAATAGGGTTCCGGTGAAATCCGAAAGATGTTCGGAATAGTTCGGGGGTGTCTCGGACTAATGGAAATTAAAGGATATATTTAATATGTTGATTAGAAttaatatattgaaatatatttaaTTTAATATAAATATGATTTTTTATTTAATTAAAAAGGGCTCCCAAATTTTATTATGCCCCGAGCGATGCCGGGATCTGGATCTAGAAGATCTACTTCCGCAACTTCGCTGGATCGAAGCCGGGAGTGTCGCTGAGCACCGTACGTGTGCGAAACTACGAGGTGCTGCACTTGCGGCACTTGACGTCGGGGAGAGGACTTCTTCGCAACCTCAAGGTCGGCGCAGACTGTTCGACTACATCATCCACTTTCTAGAGGACGTTAACCGCTATCGATCTACGAGGGTACGTCACCGATATCACCTTCGGTACTGCATTACTACATGGATAGATCTTGAGCGTATTATGGTTCACGTATAGttaaattttttttgttttctgctgaaggacccaacaactgtttgtgtgGGCTTGACCATGTTGTTGTAGATTTTTGTCCGAAAACACTTTTCTTATTTAATAAATGAGGCAAAGTTTTTGACTCCGTCCTTTTAAGAAAAAATAGGCTCGCAGTTGCAAGTTCTAGAAAAGAACTCTTTCTTCTTCCTCATTCGTGAACTTGGAGTTGATAAGATTCCATCTTCTTCGACGTGATGCTGAGAAAACAGAAACACCCCTGTGTCGACTATCCAGAACTGACCAGCCATCGATAAAATGGAAATAGCCACTACTTTAACTTTATGTTCGAACAACAAAACTACTCCTACTAAAAGATCAACACAAAAGTTGCACATAATAATTTGATGTCACGAGTCTTTGGCGGCCAGGGTATCATGGTCAACAGGCCATCCCAAATCCTCCCCCTTCTTGATCCTTGTCATCCTCGCCATCACCTCATCAAAGGCTACGTCGAACGCATCCCTCATGTCCCCCTGGAATCTCTCCCTGGGGTTCTTGTACAGAAACCTGGGGATCATGTTAATGACCTCCTCCCTCATGGCGGCCACCTCCTCGTCTGTGTACTTGGCCAGCACCTCCTCGATGTCCACTTTCCCTTGGAGGACTTGGTCGGGGTCGATGAGCACCCAGTACCGGCGTTCGTCGCCGTTGCTTCTGTCCGGGTCCGGGTGGTGCCACCGGTACTGCTTCTTGAATGTGGACTCCTCGTGGAAGAAGACGGGGATGCATCCGGCCATGATGGAGTCCACCGAGGAGCGGCGCATGAAGGAGTCCCCATGCGGCTGCAGGCAGAAGCGGGACGAGGCGAAGGCGGAGACAAGCCTCCGCGGCGACCGGCAGGTGAGGAAGCCCTGGAGGCCGTGGCTGCAGTCGACGAGCCCGCACCGGCTCGATGAAGCGCACGAATCGATGATGCGGTCGCGGATGGGCAGTATCCCGTTGGCGCGCCGCGCACCGGCGAAGGCGAAGAGCCGAGGCCTGTCCGCGGCGCGGGCGCGCGCCTGCCACGCGGCCACCGCGTTCGCGGACGTCGGGTGGAAGTAGCTCGGGTACGGCACGGCGAAGTCCCGGCGCTCCCAGATGTGTGACTCGTAGGTGAGCACCGTCATGTTCCCGGACTCCGGGTGCTCGAGGAAGTTGTTTCCGCACACCCTGTTGGTGGCGTTGCCGTCGCCCTCAAGGTGCCGGAACATCCAGGTAGTCTTGGCGGCGACCATGAAGTGGTCGCGGCCCCCGAAGGCTGCCCACTGCGGCCGCGACGACAGCCACCGGAGGAACTCGGAGGAGGGACCGTTGCGCACCGAGGCGTTGAAGCC encodes:
- the LOC127298029 gene encoding xyloglucan galactosyltransferase KATAMARI1 homolog, encoding MEAHYPKYVLYGLLILGSWLISCLLHFQFVHLSLFSSRAQGSRASPIVLPLSVPNGLDTSIQHPASSVVADQDGALRRLSSAASPSCEGRYVYMVDVPSRFDVLRDCVEGSPVFQDEYHMCSLMANAGMGPAFPPATGNGSDGDTGVIPNTGTGWYNTDQYALEVIVHNRMRRYECLTDDPAAATAVYVPYYPALEIEQHRCGFNASVRNGPSSEFLRWLSSRPQWAAFGGRDHFMVAAKTTWMFRHLEGDGNATNRVCGNNFLEHPESGNMTVLTYESHIWERRDFAVPYPSYFHPTSANAVAAWQARARAADRPRLFAFAGARRANGILPIRDRIIDSCASSSRCGLVDCSHGLQGFLTCRSPRRLVSAFASSRFCLQPHGDSFMRRSSVDSIMAGCIPVFFHEESTFKKQYRWHHPDPDRSNGDERRYWVLIDPDQVLQGKVDIEEVLAKYTDEEVAAMREEVINMIPRFLYKNPRERFQGDMRDAFDVAFDEVMARMTRIKKGEDLGWPVDHDTLAAKDS